The Chaetodon trifascialis isolate fChaTrf1 chromosome 16, fChaTrf1.hap1, whole genome shotgun sequence genome includes a region encoding these proteins:
- the btg4 gene encoding protein BTG4 translates to MKEEIAAAVFFMARLVKRYGCLDNEGRERFAAALTCVLFANYKNHWHPNAPSKGQAYRCLRMNRVRLQDPVLQQACEQSAVRYEDLGLPQEMTVWVDPGEVSCRYGEHSAPFSVSVVETCRRGDGEFSRRIHDAVERASLDIQSGSSSDEEEEEEEGGDNSMSSSGLSVLGSVPVPPSNPEPKTIPTVSNPNSVYRFSEFSPGAPQTWLREKRKAFAGDTFPPHAPPAGGPTSQFSNQKSFKSYRPSFTFAGPRVDKYHWVSKSRS, encoded by the exons ATGAAGGAGGAGATTGCTGCCGCTGTGTTCTTCATGGCTCGGCTGGTGAAGAGATACGGCTGCCTGGATAACGAAGGCAGGGAGCGCTTTGCCGCCGCCCTCACCTGCGTCCTGTTTGCCAACTACAAGAACCACTGGCACCCAAACGCACCCAGCAAGGGACAGGCCTACAG gtgtctGCGTATGAACCGTGTGCGGCTGCAGGACCCGGTGCTGCAGCAGGCCTGCGAGCAAAGCGCGGTGCGGTACGAGGATCTGGGCCTTCCGCAGGAGATGACGGTGTGGGTCGACCCCGGAGAGGTGTCCTGCAG GTACGGCGAACACAGCGCTCCATTTTCAGTCTCAGTGGTGGAAACCTGTCGGCGAGGAGACGGAGAGTTTTCCCGCCGCATCCATGACGCCGTGGAGCGGGCGAGCCTCGACATCCAATCGGGAAGCTCttcagatgaggaggaggaggaagaggagggtggagacAACAGCATGAGTAGCAGCGGCCTGTCTGTTCTCGGCTCTGTTCCAGTCCCGCCCAGCAACCCTGAGCCCAAAACCATCCCAACCGTCAGCAACCCCAACAGCGTCTACCGG TTCAGCGAGTTTTCTCCAGGCGCCCCTCAGACCTGGCTCAGGGAGAAGCGGAAGGCCTTCGCTGGGGATACGTTCCCACCTCACGCTCCCCCAGCTGGAGGCCCGACCTCACAGTTCTCCAACCAGAAAAGCTTCAAGTCCTATCGACCCTCGTTCACCTTCGCCGGGCCTCGCGTTGACAAGTACCACTGGGTCAGCAAATCCCGATCCTAG